A genomic stretch from Anabrus simplex isolate iqAnaSimp1 chromosome 2, ASM4041472v1, whole genome shotgun sequence includes:
- the LOC136863648 gene encoding cuticle protein 38-like — translation MYKLVLLPLLFAAVSAGYLGAAPAVATYAAAPAVATYAAAPAVVAAPAVAHAAVPVATSYANTYRAPVVKAAPALAVAHAAPVLAAAPAYAAYSAGHAYIH, via the exons ATGTACAAGCTG GTCCTCCTGCCTCTGCTCTTCGCCGCCGTCTCGGCCGGCTACCTGGGCGCCGCTCCTGCCGTGGCTACTTACGCCGCCGCTCCCGCTGTGGCTACTTACGCCGCCGCTCCTGCTGTGGTTGCCGCTCCCGCTGTAGCTCACGCCGCCGTCCCCGTCGCCACCTCCTACGCTAACACTTACAGAGCTCCCGTCGTCAAGGCCGCTCCTGCTCTGGCCGTGGCTCATGCCGCCCCCGTGCTAGCTGCTGCCCCCGCTTACGCTGCCTACTCTGCTGGCCACGCTTACATCCATTAA
- the LOC136863649 gene encoding cuticle protein 38-like, producing MYKLVLLPLLFAAVSAGYLGAAPAVATYAAAPAVVAAPAVAHAAVPVATSYANTYRAPILRAAPAVAVAHAAPVVAAAPAYAAYSAGHAYIH from the coding sequence GTCCTCCTGCCTCTGCTCTTCGCCGCCGTCTCGGCCGGCTACCTGGGCGCCGCTCCTGCCGTGGCTACTTACGCCGCCGCTCCTGCTGTAGTTGCCGCCCCCGCTGTAGCTCACGCCGCCGTCCCCGTCGCCACCTCCTATGCTAACACTTACAGAGCTCCCATCCTCAGGGCCGCTCCTGCTGTGGCCGTGGCTCATGCCGCCCCCGTGGTAGCTGCTGCCCCCGCTTACGCTGCCTACTCCGCTGGCCACGCTTACATCCACTAA